CCCAATATGTAGGGGCGAATCCTTGTGGTCGCCCTGGGCAGGCACAAGACCTGCCCCTACACCACGGAAATTCTGGAAGAACCACAATCATCAAACCGGTTCTAATTTGGGTAATGTTTTGATAAATTGGGTGGTAACGAGTTTTACGGCTTCAATAATTGCTTCTTGAGAAACACGGCCGCCATAGCCTTCAACAATTTCCTCAATATTTTCGCCGGCAGCCAGGCGTTCCAGGGTTCCGGTTATCTCAATGCGAGTATATTTAAAAGTGGGCCGGCCTCCACAAACATCAATAGCTCGCACTACATATTGGCCCAAGGGATAGTATTGATAGGGTTCACCGCCGACAATTTCGGCCACAAATTCACTCATTAAATGCCCTCCAGAAAGTTAATCACGGGTATTATGCCCAAGAGACCGGCTATACACAAATTATTCAAACCACAGAAGTTGCTAAACCGTTAGCCCTAAGCTTTTATCTCACGGCCCGCATACTGCTGCTGGTAATACTCTTTATACCGTTCTCCACTCTTGATTTTGCGCCACCAGGACTCATTTTCAACATACCACTTGACCGTAGACTCAATGGCCTGCGCGCAGGTGTGGGCCGGCTCCCAGCCCAGGCCGCAAATTTTGCCAATATCCAGGGCGTAACGCCGATCGTGGCCGGGGCGGTCGGTAATGGGTTGGAGCAGGCTTTCGGGTTTGTTGAGCAGTTTGAGAATCAAACGGGCCATGTCAATGTTGCGCATTTCGGCGCCGGTGCCGATGTTGTAGATCTGGCCAATTTGGCCCCGCTGCAAAACCAGGTCAATGGCTTGGCAGTGGTCCAACACGTACTGGTAATCGCGCATTTGTTTGCCGTCGCCGTAGAGGGGCAGGGGCTGGTTGTCTATGGCGTTGGTGATGAAAAGGGGCACCACTTTTTCAGGGTATTGGTAAGGGCCAACGTTATTGGCCCCCCGGGTCAGGGTGACCGGCACATCAAAGCTGGTGTAATAGGCCAGGCACATCAAATCGCCCCCGGCCTTGCTGGCCGAGTAGGGGCTGCGAGTATGCAGGCGGTCTTCTTCGGTGGAGCGGCCTGCCAACACCTGGCCGTACACTTCGTCGGTGCTCACCTGGTGATAACGCTCCAGCCCATATTTTTTGGCCGCCTCCAGCAAAACGTAGGTGCCGTACACGTCGGTTTGAATAAAACTGCCCGGCTCCATCAACGAGCGGTCCACGTGCGTTTCGGCGGCAAAATTGACAATCACGTCAATGTGGTGTTTTTGGATAACGTTGTCAACGGCGGCGGCGTCGCAAATATCGCCTTGATAAAAGTGGTAGCGGGGATCACGGGCCACCGGGGCCAGGTTGTCCGGGTTGCCCGCGTAGGTCAATTTGTCAAACACCACCACGTTAATGCGGTCATACTTATCCAACAAAAGATGCACAAAGTTGGAGCCAATAAAACCGGCCCCGCCTGTTACCAAAAAGTTTTTCATCAGTGTTAGCCTCCCTGATATTGGTTAGGTTGTAAGGTAGCAAAGTAGCAAGGTAGCAGGTAGCAGGTAGCAGCACAAAATAAAAATTACCTGGTGCTACCTGCTACCCTGCTCTGCTACATTTCTTTAACGGTAATATCAATAATTTTATCGCCCGGCGGGGCAGCCGGGTTGGCTTGGGGGTCGCGGGGGGTGATGTTTTCGGCCACATCCTGCCCCTCAATCACCCGGCCCAAAATGGTAAAGCCATCGTTCAAATTGGGCGCGGCATCGTAGGTAATAAAAAATTGGCTGCCGTTGGTGTCGGGGCCGTTATTGGCCAGGGCCACCATCCCTGCCCCGTCAAAACTACGTTCGGCGGTAACTTCGTCGCTACAGCGATAGCCGGGGAAACCCAGCCCCAGGCCGGTGGGGTCGCCCCCCTGGGCCACAAAGCCGGGCAAAACCCGGTGAAAGGTAACGCCTTTATACCAACCCTGATTGGCCAAAAAAACAAAACTGTTGACATTTATGGGCGCGGTATCCGCAAAAAGTTCCACCACAATATCGCCTTTCTCGGTTTTTATGGTGGCCGTATACTCTTTTTCCGGGTCAATAACCTGTTCCGGCTGCCGGTACCACTGCCACTTATCCTGCGCCTTGAGTTGATTGATTTTGCTAAAAAGACTCAAGCCCGTAAAGGGGGGGATTTGAAATTGGCTTAAATCGCTCAGGGGAATATAACGTTGGTTGGCAAAAAAAGTGGGCGTGCCGGGCAAGCCCGCCCCAACTGCGGCCTCGTAGTCGGCCATTACTTTTTCGGCGTAAGTTTCATTTTCCAGGTCGCCCTTGAACTGATCAAGGTTTTCCACGCCAACCTCTTTGGCGTAGCCAACCAGCGTGTCAATGATATTGTCTTTGGGCAGGCGGCTCCATTCACTTTGCCGTTCGTACAAAATATCGTGCATTTCCCAAAATTTATCCTGGGCGCCAGCTGCTTCGGCTGCTTCGGCTGTTATTTGGGCTTTATCGTGAATGCTAATCAAGGGAAAATGGCGATAAACGATGCGCGCGTCGTTACCCAGGCTTGTTTTGACTCCCTCCAACACGGGAGAGATGCTGGCGCAAGCCGGTCACTGGAAATCGCCATATTCAATAATGGTCACCGGCGCATTGGCCGGGCCTTTCACCCAATCCGCAGCGGTTACGGCGGCAATCGCGTCGGTGGGGGGAGATTCATCTATATAGGCGCTGAGGGCCGTAATGACGCCTGTCAGTTGGTCGCTCTGGGGGTCTACGGCCTGGCAGCCAGGCGCCTGGCCCGCGGCAGATATAACCGGCGTTTCTGGCTCCGCAGCGGCTTCCGGTTCGCCGGCCGGCGGCGCTTCGGCGGCAGCTTCGGTTTCCTTTTCCGGCGTTGCCGGTGGTTCTGTCGCAGTGGTGGCCGGGGCGTTGGCTGCTTCTGTGGGGGCAGGCGCGGTTGGCGTTTCGGGTGTAACGGCAGCGCCCCCGCAAGCCGCCAGGTTTAAGCCAACCAAAAGCAGGCCGGCCGGCCACAGGGCCAGAACAGGACGTAATAAAAATTGTTTGGACATAGTTGCCTCCTCGAACAAATTTTGCAAAGTGATACTTTACCACAAATCTTTGATTTGTCGAGGGCAGGGAGTCTGTCCGACATTTTAGGAGGACCGGGGGGTGTGGGGGGCGTCCCCCCAATTCCCCCCTGTGCTTTCCAAAAAATTTTGGACGCGCTCAGGGCAGGGGGAGGCATTGACAATTGTTTTGAGATGGAGTATAGTCTGCCTGGATTATCCTCAAAACTGGACTCAGGAGGCAAGCGTGCTGGGCAGAAAAAAATCCCCGCCTATTGACAAAATAGAAACCGTGATTGGGGCCAATACCAATTTTAAGGGCCGGCTGGTGTGCGATGGCAGCGTGCGGATTGACGGTATTTGCGAGGAGGGCGTGATTGAAACCGTGGGCAACATTGTGGTTGGTCCGCAAGCCAAAGTAGCCGCCAACCTTATTGCCGAGAATGTGTCGGTGAGTGGGGCGGTGACCGGCCAAATCAAAGCCACGGGCCGGTTGGAAATATTGAGCACCGGCAAGGTGTGGGGGGATGTTGACGTGGGCAGCTTTTTGCTGGATGACGACGGTTATTTCCGGGGCAAGCTGGCCATGAAAGAGGAATTGCCGCCGCCCCCCATAGGGGCCGCTGCGGCGGAAGTAAAAACAGCACCTGCTCCTGAGCAACCCCCTGCTGACGCGGCAACCGAAGGATAGGCCTTGTTGGCCGGCTCCAATTCTACACCCCAATGTAAACATGCGTTCTATGCCGATTAATGGTATACTATCGGAAAGCATGGGAGAGTTTACAATGGGGACCTCTGTAAATAAAACTGATAAGACAAGTTTTAACATCAATAGGCTGCCACCAGACTTACAACGTCATCTGGCAAATGTTTATCAAAGCGAACAGATTGACGACGCATTAGCCGTAGATCACGTTTATCAAGGCGACGTGCGAGAACTTCTGCCTAAAATTCAGCCAAACAGCATTGCCCTGAGCATCTGGTCACCCCCTTATTTTGTTGGCAAAGAATACGAATCGGATTTATCATTTAAAGATTGGCAAAGTCTACTGGCTTATGTCATCAATCTCCATTTTCCCATCATTAAACCAGGCGGATTTCTGGTTATCAATATTGCCGACATTTTAGTTTTTAAAGACCCCTCGATACCAAAAATCCAAGCTGAAGTGGTTAGCAGCAGGCGTTCAACGGTGACACGAGAGGATGTGCTCCAGGCTATGGCTGCACACCCTGATTATAACCGTTACCAAATTGCCAAACTATTAGGCTGTAGTGAGCAAACTGTTGACCGCCGGCTCAACGGCAACAACATCCGGGGCGGCAAATATGAAACACAAACCAGGATAAAAATTGTGGGTGGTCTTATTGAAGAATGGGGGCTTAAGGCGGGTTTCTATATGTATGATAGACGCGCCTGGGTAAAAGACGCCGCCTGGGAAAATTCGCGCTGGCACAGTTTATCTTACAAATCAGTGGATGAGTTTGAGTATTTGTACGTGTTCTGGAAGCCCGGCGTGACCAAAGTTGATAGAACCAGATTAACCCCCAAGGAGTGGCGAGACTGGGGTTCGCGCGGGGTCTGGCATATTCCATCGGTGCGGGCAAATGATAACCATGAAGCAAAGTTCCCTCTGGAATTGCCCCGCCGCTTCATTCAACTATTGACCGAAACGCACGATATTGTGCTTGATTGTTTTATGGGCAGCGGCACAACCGCCATCGCCGCAATTCAGCAAAACCGGCGATTTATTGGCATAGAATTAATTGAAAAATACGTAAACTTAGCCCAAACAAACATTCAAAAAGCAACGGCTCAACAACAATTAGACTTGCGGCCTGATAAAAGTGATAATGGTGAAACATACTGCTTGATCCAAAACAACTCACAAATGACCTTGCCCGACTAGAAGAAATAGAAAAAGCATCGCTCCGGCTGGTGACGCAAGCCATTTACGACTATCGGGATACCGCTATCGAAATCTTTCATGCGGAAAGTGATTTAGTGGCGGATATAGGTGAAGACATCACCCGCGAGGCTTTGGATAGAATGGGCATGGCCAAGATTGACCAACGGCTATTCGGAAAAATTGATTATAAACGCGCCAGATATTTGTTTCATCCAGAGTATGCTATCCGCCAGGCACTATTTGTCGACTCTAAAGCTGAAAAAATAGACGGCCAGGGCACAGCAACTTTACAAACTTCTCAATTCTCTATGATTGTGCGCCAATTTAGAGCCAAACAAAACGTTGAAGTTGAGGGAACTTTGCCAAAAATTTTGACCATCCGCAACATAAGTTATATTACCACGACCATCTTTGTTAAATATAACTACGAGGAGACAGATGGTTATCACAAAGAATTAAAATCCATCACCCTCGCCGCTTTGCCAAATGGCTTGCTTCAAGAAAAGTATAACCCATCTTGCGATAACACAATATATGGAAAGTGGGCAGAAATGCGCCCTCAAGAGGAGAACCATTTCGAGTACGCCTAGCGTTTGACTGGTTAGCAGTCAAAGCCGGTTGGCGCGTGCAAAAAATCCCTCTGCCTCCCCATAATTTCGTGTGGAGCGACTAATCCTCTAGCTCCACTTCATCCTTTATCAACGCATCGGTAGAAACATTAAAGATTTGGGCAATTTTTAGCACCATATCTACATTAGGGACTTTCTCACCTCTCTCCATTTGTCCAATATAGCTATGGCTGACCTCAAGCATATCAGCCAACTGTCGCAGCGTAAAACTTTTTTGATTACGCAAAAAGCGCAATTTCTCCCCAAATTTTTCCATAAAACTCTTGTAAACTTGACGCCAGTCAAATAATATGTTATTATCCTGTGAAGCTATAGCTTCACAGGGTTTTGAAAAAAGGAAATCATTCTATGGGCACTTACGACCACAAACAAATCCTATCTGATTATGAAAATGGTAAATTGACGGTTGAAATGGCAATAGGGCATACTTTGCAACACATTGATAAACTCTATGAGTTTCAAACCGTCGCCAACATTAACCGCTATGAATTGCGCGGCAAAATAGATACGCTTGAAAATAGAGTAAACGGCTTACAAACAGAAATTGCCCGCCTGGCCGCTTTGGTAGAAAAGTTTCTGCCCAAACGCAAACAGAAATCTTCTGGCCAACCACCACAAGACCAACTTTGAACAATCAGGCGGGGCTATGATATTAAAGCCTGCGAATTTGAGCGCGCTTTGCAGCTTTTCTTTTTGTATGATAAAGTAAACGATTGATTTAGGCAAGATCCAACCAAGCCTGAACGTTTTATTACACTTGGAGAAAGGTCAGTTTGACCAATAAAAGTGTTCGCCACCAAAAAATCAGGTGTTTGGTTGGCCCGGCAACGGGCGCAGCCAGGCAACGGGGCATAGAGACATAACCGAATTTCCCCATGAGCCAACCCATTAATTTACTCCACTTAGCCGACATTCATATTGGCATTGAAAACTACGGCCGGCTCGATGCCGTATCGGGCCTGAATAGCCGCGTGGTTGATTTTTTGCGCCGGCTTAGCCAGGTGATTGACCTGGCCCTGGAACGAGAGGTGGATGTTTGCATTTTTGCCGGGGACGCTTACAAAAATCAACGGCCCAATCCCACCTTTCAACGCGAATTTGCCCGCCGCATCAAACGCCTGTCCGACGAGAAGGTGCCGGTTATTTTGCTGGTGGGCAATCACGATATGGCTACGGCCGACCGCGCGGCCAGCAGCCTGGAAATTTTTGGCGTATTTGACGTGCCCGGCGTTATTGTGGCCGACCGGGAGCAGGTGCATCAAATCACCTGCAAACGCGGCCAACCGCTACAGGTGGCCACGGTGCCCTATCCCCAACGTAGCCGGTTGTTGAGCCGGGAGCAGTATAAAAATATGACTCTCGATGACCTGGATATGGA
This genomic interval from Anaerolineae bacterium contains the following:
- a CDS encoding DUF433 domain-containing protein — its product is MSEFVAEIVGGEPYQYYPLGQYVVRAIDVCGGRPTFKYTRIEITGTLERLAAGENIEEIVEGYGGRVSQEAIIEAVKLVTTQFIKTLPKLEPV
- the rfbB gene encoding dTDP-glucose 4,6-dehydratase, giving the protein MKNFLVTGGAGFIGSNFVHLLLDKYDRINVVVFDKLTYAGNPDNLAPVARDPRYHFYQGDICDAAAVDNVIQKHHIDVIVNFAAETHVDRSLMEPGSFIQTDVYGTYVLLEAAKKYGLERYHQVSTDEVYGQVLAGRSTEEDRLHTRSPYSASKAGGDLMCLAYYTSFDVPVTLTRGANNVGPYQYPEKVVPLFITNAIDNQPLPLYGDGKQMRDYQYVLDHCQAIDLVLQRGQIGQIYNIGTGAEMRNIDMARLILKLLNKPESLLQPITDRPGHDRRYALDIGKICGLGWEPAHTCAQAIESTVKWYVENESWWRKIKSGERYKEYYQQQYAGREIKA
- a CDS encoding peptidylprolyl isomerase; this encodes MADYEAAVGAGLPGTPTFFANQRYIPLSDLSQFQIPPFTGLSLFSKINQLKAQDKWQWYRQPEQVIDPEKEYTATIKTEKGDIVVELFADTAPINVNSFVFLANQGWYKGVTFHRVLPGFVAQGGDPTGLGLGFPGYRCSDEVTAERSFDGAGMVALANNGPDTNGSQFFITYDAAPNLNDGFTILGRVIEGQDVAENITPRDPQANPAAPPGDKIIDITVKEM
- a CDS encoding polymer-forming cytoskeletal protein, which codes for MLGRKKSPPIDKIETVIGANTNFKGRLVCDGSVRIDGICEEGVIETVGNIVVGPQAKVAANLIAENVSVSGAVTGQIKATGRLEILSTGKVWGDVDVGSFLLDDDGYFRGKLAMKEELPPPPIGAAAAEVKTAPAPEQPPADAATEG
- a CDS encoding site-specific DNA-methyltransferase, with amino-acid sequence MGTSVNKTDKTSFNINRLPPDLQRHLANVYQSEQIDDALAVDHVYQGDVRELLPKIQPNSIALSIWSPPYFVGKEYESDLSFKDWQSLLAYVINLHFPIIKPGGFLVINIADILVFKDPSIPKIQAEVVSSRRSTVTREDVLQAMAAHPDYNRYQIAKLLGCSEQTVDRRLNGNNIRGGKYETQTRIKIVGGLIEEWGLKAGFYMYDRRAWVKDAAWENSRWHSLSYKSVDEFEYLYVFWKPGVTKVDRTRLTPKEWRDWGSRGVWHIPSVRANDNHEAKFPLELPRRFIQLLTETHDIVLDCFMGSGTTAIAAIQQNRRFIGIELIEKYVNLAQTNIQKATAQQQLDLRPDKSDNGETYCLIQNNSQMTLPD
- a CDS encoding helix-turn-helix transcriptional regulator, with the protein product MEKFGEKLRFLRNQKSFTLRQLADMLEVSHSYIGQMERGEKVPNVDMVLKIAQIFNVSTDALIKDEVELED